The Corynebacterium auriscanis genome includes the window TGGGGAACCAAGAATCCAATCCGAACGTGCGGGCCTCGTCGGGGATGATGGGTACCAGGCGTTTTTTGATCTCGTCGTCGCGCATCAAGTCCTTGAAGATGCGCACCAAGGCCATGGTGGTGGCGACCTCTTGTTTGCCTGAACCCTTGAGTGCGGATTTCAATGTTTCTACGCCGGGCACCTGCAGCGGCTTGTACGCCTCTCGGCGCTCGGGGAGGAACCCGCCCAGCTCTTTACGCCGATTGAGCATGTATTTGACTTCGTCCGAATCCGGTCCTGGGTTGTAGTAAGGGGGCAGGTACGGATCCTTCTCCAGCTCCTCATCGGTGATCGGCACACCCTGTTTGTCGCGGAAGAGTTTGAGGTCGTCGAGTGTGAGTTTCTTCATCTGGTGGGTGGCGTTTCGACCCTCGAAGTTGTGGCCCAGACCATACCCCTTGATGGTGTGCGCCAAGATGACCGTTGGTTGGTCCTTGGTTTCCAGTGCTTTCTTGTAGGCGGCGTAGATCTTACGGTAGTCATGACCGCCACGGCGTAGGTTCCAGATTTCCTCATCCGTCATGTCCTCGACCAGCTTGGCTGCGCGTGGATCGCGGTTGAAGAAGTACTCGCGCACGTAAGCGCCGTCATTGGCCTTGAACGTCTGGAAATCGCCGTCGGGGGTCTTGTTCATTAGGTCGACCAGCACACCGTCGGTGTCTTTCTCCAGGAGGGCATCCCATTCGCGCCCCCAGACAACTTTGATGACATTCCATCCTGCGCCGCGGAAGAAACTCTCCAGCTCCTGAATGATCTTCGTGTTACCGCGAACCGGGCCGTCCAAACGCTGCAGGTTGCAGTTGATCACGAACGTGAGGTTGTCCAGATTATTCAACGCGGCGAACTGGATGAGGCCGCGCGATTCTGGCTCGTCCATCTCGCCGTCGCCGAGGAAGGCCCAGACGTGCTGGTCGGAAGTGTCCTTGAGCCCACGACCGTGGAGGTATTTGTTGAAGCGTGCCTGGTAGATCGCATCCATTGGGCCCAAGCCCATGGACACGGTCGGGAATTCCCAGAACTTCGGCATGCCGTGTGGGTGTGGGTAGGAAGGCAGGCCGTGCCCTGGCCGAGACGCTTCTTGGCGGAACCCGTCCAGATCCTCTTCATTCAAGCGGCCTTCCAAGTAGGCGCGGGCGTACATGCCTGGGGAGGCGTGGCCTTGGAAGAACACGTGGTCGCCACCGCCCGGGTGGTCTTTCCCGCGGAAGAAGTGGTTCAACCCCACCTCGTATAGTGGGGCAGCGCCGGCGTAGGTTGAAATGTGCCCGCCCACTCCGATGCCTGGGCGCTGCGCGCGGTGCACCATGATCGCGGCATTCCAGCGGATCCAGCGCCGGTAACGCTTTTCCATCTCTTCGTCGCCCGGGAAGTCCGGCTCCATCGTGGTGGGGATGGTGTTGACGTAGTCGGTGGACAGGAGGGGTGGCAGCGCCACTCGCTTGGCCGTTGCGCGCTCCAGTAGACGCAGCATGAGGTAGCGGCCACGTTCCGGTCCCGCTTCCTCCAGCAGGCCGTCCAGCGAATCCATCCACTCTTGGGTTTCTTCGGGGTCGTGGTCTTTTAAGTACGACGCCACGCCGTCCCTGATTAGGGTGAAGTTACTGTCACGGGATTTCTGCTCGTCATCGGCCATGTTGCAGCCCTCCTTGTAGGAATCGGTCGGCACTGGGTCGGGGTGGCCCGGTGCCCGCAGTACACACCTTCCGAACTTACAACTAAAAACCGAGACGTGTCTTGGGTGGATATAGAGGTATAACCAGATCAGTTGGGATCACGCCGATTTTGGGCATGCTGGAACATTCCCGGTGCAAATGTCCCCGATTGTGTTAATTTCAATGGAAGTGGTTGCCATGGGCGTGGCCGTGTTCGATGAACGTGGTGGCGTCGGTAACCAAAAGAACAAAAAGTAGTGCAACGAAGGAAAGGTAATAAACCACTGTGGGTAACGCCCCTGGATCAGCCGTCGACAAGGCGGATGCCATGGACCAAGGTCAGGCA containing:
- the aceE gene encoding pyruvate dehydrogenase (acetyl-transferring), homodimeric type, producing MADDEQKSRDSNFTLIRDGVASYLKDHDPEETQEWMDSLDGLLEEAGPERGRYLMLRLLERATAKRVALPPLLSTDYVNTIPTTMEPDFPGDEEMEKRYRRWIRWNAAIMVHRAQRPGIGVGGHISTYAGAAPLYEVGLNHFFRGKDHPGGGDHVFFQGHASPGMYARAYLEGRLNEEDLDGFRQEASRPGHGLPSYPHPHGMPKFWEFPTVSMGLGPMDAIYQARFNKYLHGRGLKDTSDQHVWAFLGDGEMDEPESRGLIQFAALNNLDNLTFVINCNLQRLDGPVRGNTKIIQELESFFRGAGWNVIKVVWGREWDALLEKDTDGVLVDLMNKTPDGDFQTFKANDGAYVREYFFNRDPRAAKLVEDMTDEEIWNLRRGGHDYRKIYAAYKKALETKDQPTVILAHTIKGYGLGHNFEGRNATHQMKKLTLDDLKLFRDKQGVPITDEELEKDPYLPPYYNPGPDSDEVKYMLNRRKELGGFLPERREAYKPLQVPGVETLKSALKGSGKQEVATTMALVRIFKDLMRDDEIKKRLVPIIPDEARTFGLDSWFPTLKIYNPHGQNYTPVDHDLMLSYRESTEGQILHEGINEAGSMASFIAAGTSYATHGEAMIPLYLFYSMFGFQRTGDSIWAAGDQMARGFLIGATAGRTTLTGEGLQHMDGHSPLLAATNPAVVSYDPAFAYEIAYIAREGIDRMYGEGRGENVIYYLTVYNEPMHQPAAPEDLDVDGLLKGIYLYSPADRRTDSGEAEKLQFTANILASGVGMSAAIEAKQMLAEYDVNVNVYSVTSWNELARDGHAAELAELRDPAAEPRVPFLQQTLQDATGPFVAVSDFTTGVPEQIRKWVPGEYVVLGADGFGFSDTREAARRYFNIDAASVTVAVLLGLAREGKIERSVVSEAAKRLQIDDPTAV